In Nocardia asteroides, a single genomic region encodes these proteins:
- the purN gene encoding phosphoribosylglycinamide formyltransferase — protein MPATVVVLASGTGSLLRALLEAAAAPGYPARIVAVGVDRECAATGHAAAAGIPSFLVALADHADRAAWDRALTAAVAEYTPDLVVSAGFMKILGPAFLERFGGRIVNTHPALLPAFPGAHGVRDALAYGVKVTGSTVHLVDAGVDTGPILAQEPVPVLPADDEATLHERIKVVERRLLAEVVAGIATRGIVSDGRKAVIPDERVPR, from the coding sequence GTGCCCGCGACCGTCGTCGTGCTCGCCTCCGGGACCGGATCGCTGCTCCGAGCCCTGCTCGAGGCGGCCGCCGCCCCCGGGTACCCGGCCCGGATCGTCGCGGTCGGGGTGGACCGCGAGTGCGCGGCCACCGGGCACGCGGCGGCCGCCGGCATCCCCAGTTTCCTGGTCGCACTCGCCGACCACGCCGACCGCGCCGCGTGGGACCGCGCGCTCACCGCCGCGGTCGCGGAGTACACGCCGGACCTGGTGGTCTCGGCCGGCTTCATGAAGATCCTCGGCCCCGCCTTCCTGGAGCGCTTCGGCGGCCGGATCGTCAACACCCACCCGGCGCTGCTGCCCGCCTTCCCCGGCGCGCACGGCGTGCGGGACGCGCTCGCCTACGGCGTGAAGGTCACCGGCTCGACCGTGCACCTGGTCGACGCGGGCGTCGACACCGGCCCGATCCTGGCGCAGGAGCCGGTGCCGGTGCTGCCCGCCGACGACGAGGCCACGCTGCACGAGCGCATCAAGGTTGTCGAGCGACGGTTGCTGGCGGAGGTCGTCGCCGGCATCGCGACCCGCGGCATTGTCTCCGACGGACGAAAGGCAGTGATCCCAGATGAGCGAGTACCCCGGTGA
- the purH gene encoding bifunctional phosphoribosylaminoimidazolecarboxamide formyltransferase/IMP cyclohydrolase: protein MSDRRPIRRALVSVYDKTGLEELAGGLHAAGVEIVSTGSTAGRIAAAGIPVTTVEELTGFPETLDGRVKTLHPRVHAGILADTRRPEHLAQLTELGVDPFELVVGNLYPFTETVASGATPDECVEQIDIGGPSMVRAAAKNHPSVAVVVNPADYPAVQAAIDSGGFTLAERTALAAKAFQHTASYDVAVASWMLNVRVPGVGGEPDGFPAWVGGTWERSAVLRYGENPHQSAALYTNGDGRTGLAQAEQLHGKEMSYNNYTDADAAWRAAFDHDAAAVAIIKHANPCGIAIGADIAEAHRKAHACDPVSAFGGVIAANREVTVAMAEQVAEVFTEVIVAPGYADGAVEVLQRKKNVRILVAEPPQRAGAELRPISGGVLLQQRDILDAPGDDPANWTLAAGEAADEATLADLAFAWRACRAVKSNAILLADDGASVGVGMGQVNRVDAVQLAVQRAGDRAKGSVAASDAFFPFPDGPQQLIQAGVRAIVQPGGSVRDQETIDLAREAGVTVYLTGARHFAH from the coding sequence GTGAGTGACCGCAGGCCGATCCGCAGGGCGCTGGTGAGCGTCTACGACAAGACCGGGCTGGAGGAGCTGGCGGGCGGGCTGCACGCGGCAGGCGTCGAGATCGTGTCGACCGGCTCCACCGCGGGCCGGATCGCCGCCGCAGGCATCCCGGTGACCACGGTGGAGGAGCTCACCGGCTTCCCGGAGACCCTGGACGGCCGGGTCAAGACGCTGCACCCGCGGGTGCACGCGGGCATCCTCGCCGACACCAGGCGCCCCGAGCACCTGGCGCAGCTCACCGAGCTCGGTGTCGACCCATTCGAGCTGGTCGTGGGGAACCTGTACCCCTTCACCGAGACCGTCGCCAGTGGCGCGACCCCGGACGAGTGCGTCGAGCAGATCGATATCGGCGGCCCGTCCATGGTGCGCGCGGCGGCCAAGAACCACCCGTCGGTGGCGGTCGTGGTGAACCCCGCCGACTACCCCGCGGTGCAGGCTGCGATCGATTCGGGCGGCTTCACCCTCGCCGAGCGGACCGCGCTGGCGGCGAAGGCGTTCCAGCACACCGCGAGCTACGACGTCGCGGTGGCGAGCTGGATGCTCAACGTGCGGGTGCCGGGCGTCGGCGGCGAGCCGGACGGCTTCCCGGCCTGGGTCGGCGGCACCTGGGAGCGGTCCGCGGTGCTGCGCTACGGCGAGAACCCGCACCAGTCGGCCGCGCTCTACACCAACGGTGACGGGCGCACCGGGCTGGCGCAGGCGGAGCAGCTGCACGGCAAGGAGATGTCGTACAACAACTACACCGACGCCGATGCCGCCTGGCGCGCCGCGTTCGACCACGACGCGGCCGCGGTAGCGATCATCAAGCACGCCAACCCGTGCGGCATCGCGATCGGCGCCGATATCGCCGAGGCGCACCGCAAGGCGCACGCCTGTGACCCGGTGAGCGCCTTCGGCGGCGTCATCGCGGCCAACCGCGAGGTCACGGTGGCGATGGCGGAGCAGGTGGCCGAGGTGTTCACCGAGGTCATCGTGGCGCCCGGCTACGCGGACGGCGCGGTCGAGGTGCTGCAGCGCAAGAAGAACGTGCGCATCCTGGTCGCCGAGCCGCCGCAGCGGGCCGGTGCCGAGCTGCGCCCGATCAGTGGCGGCGTGCTGCTGCAGCAGCGGGACATCCTGGACGCACCCGGCGACGACCCGGCGAACTGGACGCTGGCGGCGGGCGAGGCGGCCGACGAGGCCACCCTCGCGGATCTCGCCTTCGCCTGGCGCGCCTGCCGCGCGGTGAAGTCGAACGCCATCCTGCTCGCCGACGACGGCGCCTCGGTCGGCGTCGGCATGGGGCAGGTGAACCGGGTGGACGCGGTGCAGCTCGCCGTGCAGCGGGCCGGCGATCGGGCCAAGGGCTCGGTGGCCGCCTCCGACGCCTTCTTCCCCTTCCCGGACGGCCCGCAGCAGCTGATCCAGGCCGGGGTGCGCGCCATCGTGCAGCCCGGCGGCTCGGTGCGCGATCAGGAGACCATCGACCTGGCCCGCGAGGCCGGGGTCACCGTCTACCTGACCGGCGCACGGCACTTCGCGCACTGA